One stretch of Dokdonia sp. Hel_I_53 DNA includes these proteins:
- a CDS encoding S41 family peptidase: MIKKSPLLLAICGLLIFSSCDDDLDDIIRPASTLEISDFIYRGLNIWSLYKADVPELANDFFDTENERLEYLAQFESPEATFDALISPRDRFSVLRSDYIELENALSGIRTSNGMNFSLFIDPTDDTKAFGAVRYVVNDSPADQAGVERGMLFTMVDGFALQDPSGSAITSDTSFIEFFSPETYSISLATFDDTNGFTLTGEEIVLNKTELTINPVHTTKVLNVDGESVGYLHYTSFTNEFDPALNEAFAQFQNAGVTDLILDLRYNGGGSVETANDLSTMITGQFEGQEFITQQYNADRNPDNETIRYFNNNLGSSASGASINSLGLNKVYILTTNRTASASELIISGLNPYIEVIQIGTNTTGKFEGSFLLYDAPDFRRANANPNHRYVMLPLTFKSVNANGLTDYFDGFTPEIEIVENFRTYGTLGEPGEPLLDAAINAILNGRSLSKIYNGEHTPTLFDNEQTEALYQRMITEPSIE; this comes from the coding sequence ATGATAAAAAAATCCCCATTGTTACTTGCCATTTGTGGCTTACTTATTTTTTCAAGCTGCGATGACGATCTTGATGATATTATAAGACCTGCTAGTACTCTTGAAATATCAGATTTCATATATAGAGGCCTCAACATATGGTCTCTATATAAAGCAGATGTACCAGAGCTGGCAAACGACTTTTTTGACACTGAAAATGAACGACTAGAATATTTAGCTCAGTTTGAATCTCCAGAAGCTACATTTGATGCTTTAATTTCACCAAGAGATCGTTTTAGCGTTTTAAGAAGCGATTACATTGAATTGGAGAATGCACTTTCTGGAATTAGAACCTCAAACGGGATGAATTTCTCACTGTTTATAGACCCTACAGATGATACTAAGGCTTTTGGAGCAGTTAGATATGTAGTAAATGATAGTCCAGCAGATCAAGCAGGTGTTGAAAGAGGAATGTTATTTACGATGGTTGATGGTTTTGCATTACAAGATCCTTCTGGGAGTGCAATTACTTCTGATACAAGTTTCATTGAGTTCTTCTCTCCAGAAACTTATTCTATAAGCTTAGCCACATTTGATGACACTAATGGTTTCACATTAACTGGAGAAGAAATCGTATTAAATAAAACAGAGCTTACCATTAACCCTGTTCATACAACAAAAGTTCTTAATGTAGACGGCGAGTCTGTAGGTTATTTACACTATACTAGCTTTACAAATGAGTTTGACCCGGCACTCAATGAGGCTTTTGCACAATTTCAAAACGCAGGAGTTACTGATCTTATTCTAGACTTAAGATACAATGGTGGAGGTTCTGTAGAAACGGCTAATGATCTTTCTACTATGATTACAGGTCAATTTGAAGGACAAGAATTTATCACCCAGCAATATAATGCAGATAGAAATCCAGATAACGAAACAATAAGATACTTCAATAACAACTTAGGCTCTTCAGCTAGTGGCGCTAGCATTAATAGCCTCGGTTTAAATAAGGTTTACATTCTTACAACAAATCGCACTGCCTCTGCGAGTGAACTCATTATAAGTGGACTAAATCCTTATATTGAGGTGATACAAATAGGAACCAATACGACTGGAAAATTTGAAGGCTCTTTTTTATTATATGATGCTCCAGACTTTAGACGCGCTAATGCAAACCCAAATCATAGATACGTAATGCTACCGCTAACTTTCAAATCTGTAAATGCAAATGGCCTAACTGATTACTTTGATGGATTTACTCCTGAAATAGAAATTGTAGAGAACTTCAGAACGTATGGAACCTTAGGTGAACCTGGAGAACCATTACTCGATGCTGCAATAAATGCTATTTTAAATGGTAGAAGCTTGAGCAAGATCTATAATGGCGAACACACTCCTACTCTATTTGATAATGAGCAAACAGAGGCTTTATACCAACGCATGATTACCGAGCCGAGTATAGAATAA
- a CDS encoding SDR family oxidoreductase produces the protein MSKVVLITGASSGIGQAIAQHLVAQSYITYGTSRNPKKSSEKGVHMVALDVTKPETITAAVKNIIAKEGKIDYLINNAGMGITGPLEETPDAETKRVFETNYFGALEVIKAVLPTMRSSRSGMVINITSIAGYMGLPYRGIYSATKGALGITTEAYRMELKEFNVKMTTVAPGDFATNIAAGRYHAPLLDDSPYRENYKNTLSLMDKHVDDGMSPLVMAKVIHRIMKTKNPKVHYRVGFFMQRFSIALKRILPDTWYEKLLLNHYDL, from the coding sequence ATGTCTAAAGTCGTACTCATTACTGGCGCTTCCTCTGGAATAGGTCAAGCTATAGCACAACACCTCGTTGCTCAATCTTATATTACTTATGGCACTAGCAGAAACCCTAAAAAGTCTTCTGAAAAAGGAGTGCATATGGTGGCATTAGATGTCACAAAGCCAGAAACAATAACTGCAGCAGTTAAAAATATCATAGCAAAAGAAGGGAAAATTGATTATCTTATAAATAATGCCGGTATGGGTATTACAGGTCCCTTAGAAGAGACACCAGATGCAGAAACTAAAAGAGTTTTTGAGACCAACTATTTTGGGGCATTAGAAGTTATTAAAGCAGTACTTCCTACTATGCGTAGTAGTCGAAGTGGGATGGTTATAAATATAACTTCTATAGCAGGATATATGGGGCTGCCTTACAGAGGAATCTATTCTGCCACAAAAGGAGCACTAGGTATTACTACAGAAGCGTATCGCATGGAACTTAAAGAGTTTAATGTGAAAATGACTACAGTTGCACCAGGAGATTTTGCTACAAACATTGCTGCTGGTAGATATCATGCTCCATTACTAGATGACTCTCCCTATCGCGAAAACTATAAAAACACGCTCTCTCTTATGGATAAACATGTAGACGATGGTATGAGCCCGCTTGTGATGGCAAAGGTTATACATCGCATCATGAAGACTAAAAATCCAAAAGTGCATTACCGTGTGGGATTTTTTATGCAACGCTTTAGTATAGCGCTTAAAAGGATACTTCCGGATACATGGTATGAAAAGTTATTACTCAACCACTATGATCTGTAG
- a CDS encoding DUF5074 domain-containing protein — protein sequence MKLKILFITITALLIYSCENDDIPDFEPLGDYQYGLLITNQGPFNNGFGSVSYVDPNLSEAENTIFQNVNEDNLGNVINAIGFYENKAYVVANVSNRITVVDRFTFTEMGRIEDGLNNPRFFQAVNGKGYVSNWGDPNNPSDDYIAVIDLDTNEIIKEITVSEGPEKIARAGSVVYVLHQGGYNVNNEVSVIDTLSDEIISTLSIGDVPNSYDFDAQGNLWILSGGAPSYTGEETNGSISVISTTSNEVSETFNFDTTVHPSALNIENGNVYYYNNGEVYEGNSFDFEVPTESILSGLNFFNMKVSGNAILGVDAGDFNSNGELVIYNLSSLRIFNTIELGVIPDQIYLN from the coding sequence ATGAAATTAAAAATTCTATTTATTACAATTACTGCTTTACTAATTTACTCTTGTGAAAATGATGATATTCCAGATTTTGAACCACTTGGTGACTATCAATATGGACTTCTTATAACAAATCAAGGTCCATTTAATAATGGTTTTGGTTCTGTGTCTTACGTTGATCCAAACTTATCAGAAGCAGAGAATACAATTTTTCAAAATGTAAATGAAGACAACCTAGGTAATGTTATAAATGCTATAGGCTTTTATGAAAACAAAGCTTATGTCGTTGCTAATGTGAGTAATCGTATCACCGTTGTAGATAGGTTTACCTTTACAGAAATGGGCCGTATTGAAGATGGTTTAAATAATCCAAGATTTTTTCAAGCTGTAAATGGAAAAGGTTATGTGTCAAATTGGGGGGATCCTAATAATCCATCAGACGATTATATAGCTGTGATTGATCTTGATACTAATGAAATAATTAAAGAAATCACCGTAAGCGAGGGTCCAGAAAAAATTGCTAGGGCAGGTTCTGTTGTGTATGTACTGCATCAAGGTGGCTATAATGTGAATAATGAAGTCTCAGTTATAGATACCCTCTCGGACGAAATTATTTCTACATTATCAATAGGAGATGTTCCTAACAGTTACGATTTTGATGCACAAGGTAATTTGTGGATTTTGTCTGGTGGAGCACCATCATATACTGGTGAAGAAACGAACGGAAGTATTTCTGTTATTAGTACCACTTCAAACGAAGTTTCTGAAACATTTAATTTTGATACAACAGTGCACCCTAGTGCTTTAAATATCGAAAACGGTAATGTATATTATTATAACAATGGTGAAGTATATGAAGGGAATAGCTTTGACTTCGAGGTTCCTACTGAATCTATATTAAGTGGCCTCAATTTCTTTAACATGAAAGTTTCTGGCAATGCCATTTTAGGCGTCGATGCTGGGGATTTTAATAGTAACGGGGAGCTGGTGATCTATAACCTTAGCTCTTTGAGAATTTTCAATACCATAGAACTAGGAGTTATTCCAGACCAAATTTATTTGAACTAA
- the fsa gene encoding fructose-6-phosphate aldolase, producing the protein MKFFIDTANLDQIREAQDLGVLDGVTTNPSLMAKEGITGLDNILQHYKDICEIVTGDVSAEVISTEYDDMIKEGEELARLHDQIVVKVPMIKDGIKAIKYFSDKGIRTNCTLVFSSGQALLAAKAGATYVSPFIGRLDDISTDGLNLIAEIRHIYDNYMFETQILAASVRHTMHVIDCAKIGADVMTGPLSSIEGLLKHPLTDSGLAKFLADYEKGNQ; encoded by the coding sequence ATGAAATTTTTTATAGATACCGCAAATCTTGACCAAATTAGAGAGGCTCAAGATCTAGGAGTTCTTGATGGTGTGACAACAAACCCATCATTAATGGCAAAAGAAGGAATCACAGGACTAGATAATATATTACAACATTATAAGGATATCTGTGAGATAGTTACTGGCGATGTGAGTGCAGAAGTTATTTCTACAGAGTACGATGATATGATTAAGGAAGGGGAAGAACTCGCTAGACTTCATGATCAAATTGTAGTGAAAGTACCTATGATAAAAGATGGTATTAAGGCAATTAAATATTTTAGTGACAAGGGAATAAGAACCAATTGCACACTGGTGTTTTCAAGTGGTCAAGCATTGCTAGCGGCAAAAGCTGGAGCAACCTATGTTTCTCCTTTTATAGGGAGATTAGATGATATCTCAACAGATGGATTAAATCTTATTGCAGAAATACGACATATCTACGATAATTATATGTTTGAAACTCAAATTCTAGCAGCCTCTGTACGTCACACAATGCATGTAATAGACTGTGCCAAAATAGGAGCAGATGTCATGACAGGCCCATTGTCTTCTATAGAAGGACTATTAAAACACCCACTTACAGATAGTGGTCTTGCAAAATTTCTTGCAGATTATGAGAAAGGAAATCAATAA
- a CDS encoding ABC transporter permease: protein MNLEYFIAKRLNGETSYKSSASSTIIKIAIVAIALGMVMMLVAISITLGLQREIRQKVSAFSGDMLVSNFDGNDSEETVNPVSINQDFYPDFTSVPEVTHVQAITTRAGIIRTAETFEGVMVKGLGDDYDWSRIENYIVDGRKPDFTGQITTETLMSTYLANRLNLTVGDKAIIYFVNQESGKFRPLRLDIVGLYESAFQEFDKVYIMADRRQLTRINKWEKDEVGAFEVFIDDFDEIERVNNEVYKNTGSTLRSISVIQKNYNIFEWIKLFDFNMILIIIVMILVAGINMIVALLVLVLERTQMIGVLKALGSSDWSIRKVFLYNAMYLIGLGLFWGNLIGLGLLAIQKYFGVITLNPATYYVKQAPVVLELGYILALNLGVFIVCVLMLLVPSFIITKISPVKAMRFD from the coding sequence TTGAATCTTGAATATTTTATAGCAAAACGCCTTAATGGCGAGACATCGTATAAAAGTAGTGCTTCCAGCACGATAATTAAAATTGCCATAGTAGCCATTGCACTAGGAATGGTGATGATGCTAGTTGCTATTTCTATAACGTTAGGATTGCAAAGAGAAATAAGACAAAAGGTTTCTGCCTTTTCTGGAGATATGCTGGTATCTAATTTTGATGGTAATGACAGTGAGGAAACTGTAAATCCAGTATCAATTAATCAAGATTTTTATCCAGATTTTACCTCTGTGCCAGAGGTGACGCACGTACAGGCGATTACGACTCGTGCCGGAATTATACGTACAGCCGAAACGTTTGAAGGAGTAATGGTAAAAGGCCTGGGGGATGATTACGATTGGTCTCGTATAGAAAATTACATAGTTGATGGCCGTAAGCCAGATTTTACGGGGCAAATAACTACAGAGACTCTAATGAGTACGTATCTAGCAAATAGGCTTAACCTAACAGTAGGCGATAAGGCTATTATTTATTTTGTAAATCAAGAAAGTGGCAAGTTTAGACCTTTGCGACTTGATATTGTAGGCCTTTATGAAAGTGCTTTTCAAGAATTTGATAAGGTGTATATCATGGCAGATAGACGCCAACTTACCCGTATCAATAAATGGGAAAAGGATGAAGTAGGAGCTTTTGAAGTTTTTATAGATGATTTTGATGAGATAGAGCGCGTTAACAATGAAGTATATAAAAATACGGGATCTACCTTAAGATCTATATCTGTAATTCAAAAGAACTATAACATTTTTGAGTGGATCAAGCTGTTTGACTTTAATATGATTTTGATCATCATTGTAATGATACTTGTGGCGGGTATAAATATGATAGTAGCCTTATTAGTTTTAGTTCTTGAACGCACACAAATGATAGGAGTTTTAAAGGCTTTAGGAAGTTCAGATTGGAGTATACGCAAAGTGTTTTTATATAATGCGATGTATCTCATAGGTCTCGGATTATTCTGGGGAAATCTTATAGGTCTAGGGTTATTAGCAATTCAAAAATATTTTGGTGTGATTACGCTCAACCCCGCTACCTATTATGTAAAACAAGCACCCGTTGTGTTAGAGTTAGGATATATTCTTGCCCTAAACCTAGGTGTTTTTATAGTTTGTGTTTTAATGTTATTGGTTCCATCGTTTATCATTACAAAAATAAGTCCTGTAAAAGCAATGCGATTTGATTAA
- a CDS encoding TlpA family protein disulfide reductase — protein sequence MKYVAALIIIFTLCNSCDSSESTKANGTFLSGEIINPVQSYILLYKNEKVTDSIPLDRRNKFSYTFSNLEEGLYRFVHGEFQLLHIEEGDSLLLRVNTKEFDESLTFSGYGAAKNNFLINKFLHWEEENNFLKQRYQKNPENFEKMLDSMAIVHTRGLNEFLAKENFSDNFSEIASAASVLDNYQRKEWYPFARYGEDKYEFIKNLNPNFYNFRESVDLNNRNIEELFSFQRYVNSYMNNLAYMEYGDQHNFDRTSYLHNHHKVKMIDSLITNSRQKERMLKQVARIFIANSNDLKKVDALFDEIKEVSSSQETIEALNDTYANNKSMQAGNKIPKLAVLNTEGKANIMSKAFESPSVLYFWSYLNLPHMKSSHQKAAELQKKYPEFNFVGININTEQDTWLKHLQKNGYSSQKEFRFLNPKQARKQLVINDINKTIVLDKNGTILNSHANLQNAKFENDLIAYLKL from the coding sequence ATGAAATACGTTGCTGCCCTTATAATCATATTTACCCTCTGTAACAGTTGTGATTCTAGTGAATCTACAAAAGCCAACGGAACCTTTTTAAGTGGAGAGATTATCAATCCTGTCCAGAGCTATATATTGCTTTATAAAAATGAAAAAGTTACTGATAGTATTCCTCTTGATAGAAGAAATAAATTTTCGTATACTTTTTCAAATCTAGAAGAAGGACTTTACCGTTTTGTACACGGAGAGTTTCAATTACTACATATAGAAGAAGGAGATAGTTTACTACTACGTGTAAATACTAAAGAGTTTGATGAATCCCTTACATTTTCTGGCTATGGTGCTGCAAAAAATAATTTTCTAATAAATAAATTCTTACACTGGGAAGAAGAAAATAATTTCTTAAAACAACGATATCAGAAAAACCCTGAAAATTTTGAAAAGATGCTTGACTCCATGGCGATAGTTCATACACGGGGGCTCAATGAATTTCTTGCAAAAGAAAATTTTTCTGACAATTTTTCTGAAATAGCTTCTGCAGCAAGCGTGTTAGATAATTATCAGCGTAAAGAGTGGTATCCTTTTGCTAGGTATGGAGAAGATAAATATGAATTCATAAAAAATCTTAACCCTAATTTTTACAATTTTCGCGAAAGCGTAGATCTAAATAATAGAAATATTGAAGAGCTTTTTAGTTTTCAAAGGTATGTGAATAGTTATATGAATAACCTCGCATATATGGAATATGGAGATCAACATAATTTTGACAGAACTTCATATCTTCATAATCATCACAAAGTGAAAATGATAGATAGTCTTATCACTAATAGCAGGCAGAAAGAACGCATGCTCAAACAAGTTGCACGCATTTTTATCGCAAACAGTAATGACCTAAAGAAAGTTGATGCTCTTTTTGATGAAATAAAAGAAGTCTCCTCCTCTCAAGAAACTATCGAGGCTCTTAATGATACCTATGCAAATAATAAAAGTATGCAAGCTGGGAATAAAATTCCAAAACTTGCTGTCTTGAATACTGAGGGGAAAGCAAATATTATGAGTAAAGCTTTTGAAAGCCCTTCTGTATTATACTTTTGGTCTTATTTAAATTTACCTCATATGAAAAGCTCTCACCAAAAGGCTGCAGAACTACAAAAGAAGTATCCTGAGTTTAATTTTGTGGGAATAAATATAAATACAGAACAAGACACATGGCTTAAGCATTTACAAAAAAACGGCTATTCTTCTCAAAAAGAATTTCGATTTCTAAATCCTAAACAAGCTAGAAAGCAACTAGTAATCAATGATATAAATAAAACTATTGTCCTTGATAAAAATGGAACTATTTTAAATAGTCACGCAAATCTTCAAAATGCAAAATTTGAAAATGACTTAATAGCTTATTTAAAGTTATAG
- a CDS encoding exo-beta-N-acetylmuramidase NamZ domain-containing protein: protein MRLLFIKNTVFLTLLLLISCANKGGGNNAFAKANIHKEKDSTKAKVFTQQQNLKILVGANQTEQYFPLLRGKNVGVVTNKSGLIFRTYPHSEEESIHLVDSLLTSGINVSKVFSPEHGFRGDVDAGEDVKDGKDPKTGLNIISIYGNNKKPSQEQLEGLDILLFDIQDVGVRFYTYISTLTYVMEAAAEKDIPLIVLDRPNPNAHYIDGPTLRKEHSSFLGMHEIPLVYGMTIGEYAKMINGEKWLKNNVKTDLKVIPLRNWKYTTTYKLPVRPSPNLPNSKSINLYPSLGFFEGTTVNAGRGTEMQFQIFGAPDFSKSQFTYAYTPQPNFGAKSPKYNGLLCNGKDLREVDDLSSVNLQWLIEAYKASNDKDSFFKTASFTLHAGTEDLQKAIEAGIPFEEIKSSWTEDIEHFKKIRSKYLLYE, encoded by the coding sequence ATGCGTTTACTTTTTATCAAAAATACCGTTTTTTTAACGCTCTTACTTCTTATTTCTTGCGCAAATAAGGGAGGCGGGAATAACGCTTTCGCGAAAGCGAATATTCATAAAGAAAAAGACTCTACAAAAGCTAAGGTGTTTACTCAACAACAAAACTTAAAAATCTTAGTAGGGGCAAATCAAACAGAACAATATTTTCCACTATTACGTGGAAAGAATGTAGGAGTTGTGACTAATAAAAGTGGACTTATATTTAGAACGTATCCACATTCTGAAGAAGAAAGTATACACTTAGTAGACTCACTTTTAACTAGCGGTATAAATGTATCAAAAGTATTTTCTCCTGAGCACGGTTTCCGGGGTGATGTAGATGCTGGAGAAGATGTAAAAGATGGTAAGGATCCAAAAACTGGATTAAACATTATATCTATTTATGGTAATAATAAAAAACCTTCACAGGAGCAATTAGAAGGGTTAGACATTCTACTTTTTGATATACAGGATGTAGGTGTACGATTTTACACGTATATCTCGACACTCACTTATGTGATGGAGGCTGCGGCTGAAAAGGACATCCCTTTAATTGTTTTAGATAGACCTAATCCTAATGCGCATTATATTGATGGTCCTACCTTAAGAAAAGAACATAGTAGCTTCTTGGGTATGCATGAAATACCACTTGTTTATGGAATGACAATAGGCGAGTATGCAAAAATGATTAATGGTGAAAAATGGCTTAAGAACAATGTTAAGACAGATCTTAAAGTTATTCCATTAAGAAATTGGAAATATACGACTACATACAAGCTACCTGTGCGCCCTTCTCCAAATTTACCTAATAGCAAAAGTATTAACCTCTACCCTAGTTTAGGCTTTTTTGAAGGTACGACCGTTAATGCAGGAAGAGGAACTGAAATGCAATTTCAAATTTTTGGAGCACCAGATTTTTCTAAGTCTCAATTTACATATGCATATACACCGCAACCTAACTTTGGAGCAAAGTCTCCAAAGTATAATGGATTATTATGTAACGGAAAGGACTTACGAGAAGTAGATGATCTATCCTCTGTAAATCTACAGTGGCTTATAGAAGCATATAAGGCAAGTAATGATAAAGATTCGTTTTTTAAAACAGCGAGTTTTACACTACATGCTGGAACAGAAGATTTACAAAAAGCAATTGAAGCTGGAATTCCATTTGAGGAAATAAAAAGTAGTTGGACAGAAGATATAGAGCACTTTAAAAAAATACGTTCTAAATATCTTTTATATGAGTAG
- a CDS encoding TonB-dependent receptor plug domain-containing protein, producing the protein MKDIFTILIFVLCITSATSQIDTLQYLPEVILSDIKLQKHSTGVSIHTITDSIIKGSKTSLTEILSANSLIYFKDNGPGGVSSPSFRGTSAQQTAVVWNGINVNSQLTGQTDFNTISSRNYSNITVRSGGGSIIYGSGAVGGSVHLENKISFNKANTTSIIAGYGSFNTKVAAAKTIVAKEKIYVDLGVDYQSSDNDFKYLESDRRNENGSFENLDASLNFGYTLSSSLVSKNVVKFHHNTYVGDRNFSGTLTAPSDDAYEDRTSKTLAIWDQKRSDYKGSLKIGHIFEQFKYFANNDNKDQYSLGKSSRYVAHYDGAIRIDNSKNLTLSGEFNAISGDGSSIEKSSRKSTSAIALWKHRLNDQLNYELQMRQEFIDNYKSPFLLSLGVEYAFAKANKNPRYILSLNASRNYRIPTFNDLYWEGAGSMGNINLLPETSLQVDVGQKLNFKEVLLDLRGYYIQTKDLIRWQPNTSGIWIPVNIADAKHYGIEFSGTYHIQLGKHYFETDVRYGHTIAKDISTNKQLIYVPKHKATFSITHRYNWIQFFAQNIVQSNVFTTSDHTATVKGYYLIHTGLTASILNKKNNKMSITARLNNALNTNYETVAFRPNPGQNLLIQTTYTF; encoded by the coding sequence GCCAGAGGTGATTCTCAGTGACATAAAGTTACAGAAGCATAGTACAGGAGTTTCTATACACACGATTACAGATAGTATCATAAAAGGATCTAAAACTTCTCTAACAGAAATACTTAGTGCAAATAGTTTAATTTATTTTAAAGATAATGGGCCTGGTGGTGTTTCCTCACCATCATTTAGAGGCACAAGTGCGCAACAGACTGCGGTTGTTTGGAACGGTATTAATGTAAATAGTCAATTAACAGGACAGACGGATTTCAATACGATTTCTTCTAGAAATTATAGTAACATTACTGTTAGGTCAGGTGGTGGAAGTATTATATATGGATCTGGCGCAGTAGGAGGAAGTGTTCATTTAGAAAATAAAATATCTTTTAATAAAGCAAATACAACCAGTATAATAGCAGGGTACGGGAGTTTCAATACAAAGGTTGCGGCAGCAAAAACAATAGTTGCTAAGGAAAAAATATATGTAGATCTTGGAGTGGATTATCAGTCTAGTGACAATGATTTCAAATATTTAGAATCTGATAGGCGTAATGAAAATGGCTCTTTTGAAAATTTAGATGCTAGTTTAAATTTTGGCTATACGTTATCCTCCTCCTTAGTCTCTAAAAATGTCGTAAAATTCCATCATAATACGTACGTAGGGGACCGTAATTTTTCTGGTACTCTTACCGCACCTAGTGATGATGCTTATGAAGATAGGACGTCAAAGACACTAGCTATTTGGGATCAAAAACGATCTGATTATAAAGGATCACTTAAAATTGGGCATATTTTTGAGCAATTTAAATACTTTGCAAACAATGATAATAAGGATCAATATAGTTTAGGTAAATCAAGTAGGTATGTAGCACACTACGATGGGGCTATACGTATAGATAATTCTAAAAATCTAACACTTTCTGGAGAGTTTAATGCTATTTCTGGAGATGGTAGTTCTATCGAAAAATCTTCAAGAAAAAGTACTTCTGCCATTGCCTTGTGGAAGCATAGGCTAAATGACCAGCTTAATTACGAGTTACAAATGAGGCAAGAATTTATAGACAACTACAAGAGTCCTTTTTTGTTAAGTCTAGGGGTAGAATACGCTTTCGCGAAAGCAAATAAAAACCCGCGCTATATCCTCTCCTTGAACGCTTCACGGAACTATAGAATTCCTACATTTAATGATCTCTATTGGGAGGGTGCGGGTTCCATGGGTAATATTAATCTGCTACCAGAAACCAGTTTGCAAGTCGATGTAGGACAGAAATTAAACTTTAAAGAAGTACTACTTGATCTTAGAGGTTATTATATACAAACTAAAGATCTTATAAGATGGCAACCCAATACGAGTGGGATTTGGATTCCAGTTAATATTGCCGATGCAAAACATTATGGTATTGAATTTTCAGGAACCTATCATATACAATTAGGTAAACATTACTTTGAAACAGATGTGAGGTATGGTCATACGATCGCAAAAGATATATCTACAAATAAACAACTTATTTATGTGCCTAAACATAAGGCTACTTTTTCTATTACGCATAGATATAATTGGATACAGTTTTTTGCTCAGAATATAGTTCAAAGTAATGTATTTACTACTTCTGACCATACTGCTACTGTGAAGGGATACTATTTGATACATACTGGTTTAACAGCAAGTATATTAAATAAAAAAAATAATAAGATGTCTATTACGGCTAGATTAAATAATGCACTCAATACAAATTATGAAACAGTCGCTTTTAGACCTAATCCAGGTCAAAATTTATTAATACAAACCACTTATACATTTTAA